A genomic stretch from Nocardia wallacei includes:
- a CDS encoding GtrA family protein: MTAEPHLPLPPELPLVDEPGGTSVDLKTQIIRFALSGGFSAIIDFGLYTLLLQVVGLPVAVAKSISFIAGTTTAYLINRRWTFQAAPSRARFLAVVVLYALTFAVQVGINQVLYHVLPEEWWRIWLAFVVAQGTATVINFVVQRLVIFKLR; this comes from the coding sequence GTGACCGCGGAACCCCATCTGCCACTGCCACCCGAGTTGCCTCTGGTCGACGAACCCGGCGGCACGAGTGTCGATCTCAAGACCCAGATCATTCGCTTCGCACTGTCCGGTGGGTTCTCCGCGATCATCGATTTCGGGCTGTACACGCTGCTGCTGCAGGTGGTGGGGCTGCCGGTGGCGGTGGCCAAGTCGATCAGCTTCATCGCCGGAACCACGACGGCCTATCTGATCAATCGCCGCTGGACCTTCCAGGCCGCGCCCAGCCGGGCCCGCTTCCTGGCCGTGGTGGTGCTGTACGCGCTGACCTTCGCCGTGCAGGTCGGCATCAATCAGGTGCTCTACCACGTGCTGCCCGAGGAGTGGTGGCGCATCTGGCTGGCCTTCGTCGTCGCGCAGGGCACGGCCACGGTGATCAATTTCGTGGTCCAGCGGCTGGTGATCTTCAAGCTGCGGTGA
- a CDS encoding molybdopterin-dependent oxidoreductase: MTRVTDDTRTRLRTCPLCEAVCGLEITLSAENRVVGVRGDREDPFSRGFLCPKGASLGRLDEDPERLSEPMIRDRATDTWHAASWEEAFDLIAERLPALVAEHGRQATALYLGNPNAHTVAGALYLPPLIRALSTRNVYSASTADQMPKQVASGLMFGDPLTVPVPDLDRTDHLLMLGANPLESNGSLCTAPDYPGRLKALRQRGGRLVVVDPRRTRTAKLADEHLFIRPGSDAYLLFAIVHTLFAENLTAVRVEAEGIEEVRTAATAFPPERVAERTGIPAETIVRLARELAAAPTAAVYARIGTCTAEFGTLTQWLVDVLNVLTGNLDRPGGAMFATAAALGIVRTRPFRLGRWTSRVRQAPEAMGEFPVATLADEIRTPGEGRVRALVTVAGNPVLSAPSGARLGEALAELEFMVSVDRYLNETTRHADVILPPPRTLQSAHYDFALLNFAVRNYARYSRPLVPLGDRPSESEILARLALAASGQQPEPGRDPLAAVDELIIAGTLHKAGLLDRRAELLGDNSTEQRIDMMLRLGPYGEWNPEAQPVEQAGVSGGLNLQVLLDHPHGIDLGPLRPRLPGVLRTASQRVELAPRPLLDDVERLRARLTEQATGMVLIGRRQLRSNNSWMHNVPSLVGGSNTCTLHVHPDDAERLGLGAEAVVKSAAGILTVPVEPTEEIMPGVVSLPHGWGHSDSAQSVARAHAGVNANVLTDDSIVDAPSGNAVFNGVPVTVTPA; encoded by the coding sequence ATGACGCGCGTCACGGACGACACCCGCACCCGGCTCCGCACCTGCCCGCTGTGCGAGGCGGTCTGCGGGCTCGAGATCACCCTGTCCGCCGAGAATCGAGTGGTCGGCGTGCGCGGCGACCGGGAAGATCCGTTCAGTCGCGGCTTCCTCTGCCCGAAGGGCGCCAGTCTCGGCCGGCTCGACGAAGATCCGGAGCGGTTGAGCGAGCCGATGATTCGCGACCGCGCGACCGACACCTGGCACGCGGCCTCCTGGGAGGAGGCGTTCGACCTGATCGCCGAGCGGCTGCCCGCCCTCGTCGCCGAGCACGGCCGTCAGGCCACGGCCCTGTATCTGGGCAACCCGAACGCCCACACCGTCGCGGGGGCGCTGTATCTACCCCCGCTCATCCGCGCGCTGAGCACTCGCAACGTCTATTCCGCCAGCACCGCCGACCAGATGCCCAAGCAGGTGGCCAGCGGGCTGATGTTCGGCGATCCGCTGACGGTCCCGGTGCCCGACCTGGACCGGACGGACCATCTGCTCATGCTCGGGGCCAACCCGCTGGAGTCCAACGGGTCGCTGTGCACCGCGCCGGACTATCCGGGCCGGTTGAAGGCGCTGCGCCAGCGCGGCGGGCGGCTCGTGGTGGTCGATCCGCGCCGCACCCGCACGGCGAAGCTGGCCGACGAGCACCTGTTCATCCGGCCGGGCAGCGACGCGTACCTGCTCTTCGCGATCGTGCACACACTGTTCGCCGAGAACCTGACCGCCGTCCGGGTCGAGGCCGAGGGCATCGAGGAGGTGCGCACGGCCGCCACGGCGTTCCCGCCGGAGCGGGTCGCCGAGCGCACCGGCATCCCGGCGGAGACCATCGTGCGGCTGGCCCGCGAGCTGGCCGCCGCGCCGACGGCCGCCGTCTACGCCCGCATCGGCACCTGTACGGCAGAATTCGGCACGCTGACGCAGTGGCTGGTGGACGTGCTCAATGTGCTCACCGGCAACCTGGATCGGCCGGGCGGTGCGATGTTCGCCACGGCCGCCGCGCTCGGCATCGTGCGCACCCGGCCGTTCCGGCTGGGCCGCTGGACCAGCCGGGTGCGGCAGGCGCCGGAGGCCATGGGCGAGTTCCCGGTCGCCACGCTGGCCGACGAGATCCGCACGCCGGGCGAGGGCCGGGTGCGGGCGCTGGTGACGGTCGCGGGCAATCCGGTGCTGTCGGCGCCCAGCGGCGCGCGGCTCGGCGAGGCGCTGGCCGAGCTGGAGTTCATGGTCAGCGTCGACCGGTACCTGAACGAGACCACCCGCCATGCCGATGTGATTCTGCCGCCGCCGCGCACCCTGCAGTCGGCGCACTACGATTTCGCGCTGCTGAACTTCGCCGTCCGTAATTACGCGCGATACTCCCGCCCGCTGGTGCCCCTGGGCGACCGGCCGTCGGAGTCGGAGATTTTGGCGCGGCTGGCCCTTGCGGCGTCCGGCCAGCAACCCGAGCCCGGCCGCGACCCGCTCGCCGCGGTGGACGAGCTGATCATCGCCGGCACCCTGCACAAGGCCGGTCTGCTCGACCGCCGCGCCGAACTGCTCGGCGACAACAGCACCGAGCAGCGCATCGACATGATGCTGCGGCTGGGCCCCTACGGCGAGTGGAATCCCGAGGCGCAACCGGTCGAGCAGGCGGGAGTGTCCGGCGGACTGAATCTGCAAGTGCTGTTGGATCATCCGCACGGCATCGACCTCGGCCCGTTGCGGCCGCGGCTGCCCGGTGTGCTGCGCACCGCCTCCCAGCGGGTCGAGCTGGCCCCCCGCCCGCTGCTGGACGATGTCGAGCGGCTGCGCGCCCGGCTCACCGAGCAGGCGACGGGCATGGTGCTGATCGGGCGTCGCCAGCTGCGCTCCAACAACAGCTGGATGCACAATGTGCCGAGCCTGGTCGGCGGGTCCAACACCTGCACGCTGCACGTCCACCCGGACGATGCCGAGCGGCTGGGCCTGGGCGCGGAGGCGGTGGTGAAGTCGGCGGCGGGCATCCTCACCGTGCCGGTCGAACCGACCGAGGAGATCATGCCCGGCGTGGTGAGCCTGCCGCACGGCTGGGGCCACTCCGACAGCGCACAGTCGGTCGCCCGCGCGCATGCCGGAGTGAATGCCAATGTGCTGACCGATGATTCGATCGTCGACGCCCCCTCCGGCAACGCGGTGTTCAACGGAGTGCCGGTGACAGTGACCCCGGCCTGA